The genomic region TAAAAAATCTTTTATGGAAAATATTATGCTTGGAAACAATATTTTGAAGTCTTTTAGCCCATAAGGTTTTGAGTTTATTAATGATTTTTTGTTCTTTCCTAAGTGTATTGTTATATTGTATGTTATATCTTTTTTTATGGTACCTTTTATTGTGGATTGTTCAATTTTGTTAATGTAATTTTTTCTTATAAAGCTATGTGAATTTAGTAGTATATATATTGAGTCAAGTAAATTTGTTTTACCTGTTGCATTTTCTCCTTTTATTATATTTTTTTGTGGACTGAATGTTTTTGTAAAATCTTTATAGTTTCTAAAGTTTAGTATTGAAATGTTTTCTAAATACATTGTTTTATATGTGGTTATTAATTTTTTCTTCTAAATATTTAAAATATATAAAAATATAGCAATAATAATAAAACATGTTTATTTGTTTAAAATACGTTTTTTGCTTATTATAGTAGTTTAAATTCATGAGTTTTTTTGTTAAAAACTCTGTTAAAAATGTTGAAAAGTATATTGTTTTTGTAAAGGGGTGGTCCTTGGAATCAGCTAAGGATCTACTTAGTACCGCTTTAGAATGGGGAGATTCTTGCAGCATTACTTTTAGAATGACGAAGAAGTTATTGACATATTTTGAAAAGTTTTTAGACATTTTTTATGTTTTTTTCAATTTTTTCTATTATTTCTTTGATTTGTGGGGATTTTTCTATTTCTTTTTCAATTTTTGAGCATGCATTTATTATTGTTGCATGAGATTTCATATTAAATTTAGTTTTTATTTCGGATAATGAATGTTGTGTGAGTTTTCTGGATAAAAATATTGCGATTTCTCTTGGAAGTATTATGTGTTTGTCTCTTTTTCCAGATAACATGGTATCTTTGGTAATATTAAAGTGCTTTGCAACAATTTCTTGTATGTTTTCTATATTAAGTGTGTTTTGTTTTCGTTCTATAACGTCTTGGAGTATGGTTTCTACAAATTCTATGTCTATTTTTTGTTTAAATAAAGATGAGTATGCATTGATTTTTACGATAATACCTTCAATTTCCCTTACGTTTGATTCAAAATTTTTGGCTAAAAATTCTACTATATCGTCTGTTAAGGATAGATTGTAATTTTCGGCTTTTTTCTTAATTATTGCGATTCTTGTTTCGAGTTCTGGAGGTTGTATATCTACTATTAATCCCCAACTAAAACGTGATTTTAGTCTTTCTTCTATTTCTCTAATATCACTTGGTGGTTTATCTGAAGTTATAACTATTTGCTTTTGATTTTCATAAAGCGTATTGAATGTATGAAAAAACTCTTCTTCCGTACGCTCTTTTTTTGATATAAATTGTATATCATCTATAAGCAAACAATCAAGTTCTCTAAATTTATTTCTAAATTGTGTCATTTTTTTGTATTGGATTGAATTTATGAGTTCATTTGTAAATTCTTCGCTTGAGATATATAAAACTTTTATTTTTGAACTTTTTTCTTTTATATGGTTTCCTATTGCATGCAATATATGTGTTTTACCAAGTCCCACGCCCCCATATATAAATAGTGGGTTATATGCTTTACCGAGGCTTTCTGCTACTGCATAACTTGCTGCGTATGTTAACTGATTATTTGGACCAACAACAAAATTGGAAAACTTATATCTTGGGTTTAGGTTTGATTTAAACTCTTTTTTTATTATAAACTCAATTTTTGGTGGTTTTTCAAATAATTGTTCTATTGTTTCTTTGAATTCCTTGCGGTATTTCATTTTTAAAAGATGACGTGCTTCTTCGTTTGGTATTATAAGAGATATTAATTCACTATTAAAACTATTGGCTTCAATTAAAGATACTGTTTCAATATCTTCGATGTCTAATTTTTTTTTAAATGAGTCTAGAAATATATCCCACACAAACTAAATTATATTTTAGATATTTTAAAAAGTCAATGTTGTAATTGAACAGTTGTAAAATTAGTTTTTTTCAAATCTTTCTTGCAAATTTACTCTCGCCCTTTGGCTATAACCTCTATCTTCCCAATAACCATAAGGTTTATCATCTGTAAACTCGATTTTTTCTAAATATTTTACCCATTTGTAAGCATATAGGTTTGGTGCCACAAATCTTATAGGAAAGCCTCTTGGTTTGCTTAGAGGTTTCTCATTCATTTTTAGACAAATAAAACTATTAATTGAATCATCATTAAACACAAAGCTTTTATAACCACCACTTGATTGCAAAGCTATATATTTAAAACTTACTGCATTTACTAAATAGGCAATTGTATTTATACTTATACCTTCAAATTCATTATTTGCCACACTCCATCCATCTACACAGTGCATATCAAGTGTTACTTTTGTATCGATTAAACCCAGCAGTTCATCATATAATAGAGTCTTTTTAACGTCTTTATAGATTATTTCAAGTTTATTTAATTGGGGTATGCTTTTTTCTATTGTTACATCTATGAAGTCTTTTATTAAATATTGTCCTTTAGGTAAACGCATTTTTTAGCCATTCTATCTTATCATTTTCTATTGTTATTACATCAAACCTAATATCGAATTCATTTTCGTTTAAGTTGTTTTTTAACATAAATAATCTCGAGCCTTCTATTATGCGCTTTTGTTTGTTGTAGCTAACTGCATCTTTTGCGCTTCCAAAAGATAGATTACGCCTACCTTTTACTTCTATAAAAACAATAGAATTACCATTCTTTGCTATTATATCTATTTCGCCGCCTTTATACCTAAAATTACGTGAAAGCACAACATAACCTTGCGCTTTCACGTAATTAACAGCTATGTATTCGCATTTTTTACCAAAAATAAAATTAAGTAATTTTCTTTTTGATTCTTGCAGATTTGCCTCTTCTTTCTCTTAAGTAGTATAGTTTGGCTCTTCTTACCACACCACGAGATACTATTTCGATTTTTTCAATAGAAGGTGAATACAAAGGAAAAATTTTTTCTACACCCACGCCATATGATTCTTTTCTAACAGTAAATGTCTTGTTTATACCAGATCCTCTTCTTGATATAACTATACCGCTAAAAACCTGAATCCTTTCTCTTTTGCCTTCTGTTATTTTTATGTGTACATTGACAGTATCGCCAGATCTTAAGTTTGGCACTTCTTTTTGTTTGATCTGTTCTTGCTCAAATAGTCTAAGCTTATCCATCGCTAACCTCTTTTATTAATTTTGAGTTTTCTTTACGCCATTTTGCTATCATAGCGTGATTTCCAGAAAGCAACACTTCTGGTACTTTTAAGCCCCTAAACTCAGCTGGTCTTGTGTATTGGGGATACTCTATAAAGTCGTTTTCAAAGCTTTCTTCTTTTAAAGACTCTTTGTTTCCAAGCACGCCAGGCAAAAGTCTAACAATCGCATCCACTATTATGCTTGCAGCAAGCTCACCTCTGCTAATTATAAACTGCCCTATAGAGATTTTTTCATCAGCAAGTAATTTAACTCTTTCATCAAATCCTTCGTATCTGCCACAAATAAAAGCAATTGACTTTTTATGTCTATATTCTTTTGCTTTTTGCTGGTTAAATAGCTTTCCTTCGGGTGTTAAAACAACAGTAAATACGTCATTATCTTTTGATTTAACATAATCAAGTGCTTTATAAATGGGCTCTGGCTTTAGTAACATACCAGGCCCACCACCATATACACAATCATCAACTGTCCTATGCTTATCGTTTGTAAAATCTCTTATATTGACAAACTCAAATTCTACTAAATGCATTTTCTTTGCTTTTTTTAAAATCCCATCATCAAATATGGACTCAAATACCTTAGGATAAATACTCAACAGGTAAATCCTCATTTTTTATTCTAAAATTTCTAAAACCGCCTTTTTTCCCATTTTTGTGGAAACTGCATTAAGAAGCGTTCTCATAGCCCTGGCAGTTTTGCCTTGTTTGCCAATTACCTTGCCAAGATCTGAATGATCTACTCTAAGCTCAATAACTGTGGTTTTTTCACCATCAATTTGTTTTACATCAACCTTGTCCGGGTTGTCAACTAAGCGTTTTGCGATGCATGAAATTAGTTCTTTCATTTTGTCACCTCTTTAGTGATTTTACTAAATTTTCAACTGCGGGTGTGGGTATCGCACCTTTTTGAACCCATGCATTATATTTTTCTAAATCAAGTTTAACTTTGTCTTCGGTCTTTAATGGGTCATAGTATCCCAAAATATCAAGAGCACTGCCATCTCTTTTTTTTCTAGAATCCATAGCTACGATTCTAAAGAATGCTCGTTTTTTTCGGCCGAGTCGAGTTAATCTAACAACTACCACTGTTTTACCTCCATTTACATTCTACCAAGATTTTTCATTATATGCAAAGCTTTGTTTTTATCAAGCCCTTTCATCATTTTATTCATTTCTTCAAATTGTTTAAGCAGTTTATTCACGCTTTGAACATCTGTACCGCTACCTTTTGCTATGCGCCTTTTTCTGCTTGCATCTATAATTTTATAATTTTCTTTTTCTTTTTTTGTCATTGATTGTATAATTGCAGTAATTCTTTTAAGCTCAATATCGAATTCATTTGTATCTGCCATTTTAATTTTGTTTAGTCCGGGTATCATTTTTATAATGCTTGTAATTGAACCCATTTTTTGAATTTTTTTAAGCTGGTTTAAAAAATCATCCAGTGTAAATTGATTTTTTTTAAGCTTTTTTTGTAGTTGTTTTTGTTCTTTTTCGTCAATCTGGTTTTTTGCCTGTTCAATAAGCGTTAAGATATCACCCATACCAAGAATTCTANNNNNNNNNNGCTATGCGATCAGGATAAAATTGCTCTAAATCTGATATTTTTTCTCCAACGCCGATAAATTTTATAGGTTTTCCTACAATGCGTTTTATGGATAAAAGCGCACCACCCCTTGCGTCTGCATCCATTTTAGTGAATATAAGACCACTTATACCTACATCTTCGTCAAATTTTTTAGCAATATTAACGGCTTCCTGGCCTATCATGCTATCTACTACAAGCAAGACTTCGTTTGGCTTTATAGCTTCTTTCATTTCAACTAACTCTTGCATAAGTTGCGTGTCAACTTGAAGCCTTCCAGCTGTATCTACAATAACTATATCGCGACCGTTTGCTTTTGCATACTGTAAACTTTCAAGCGCGATGTCTTGCGGTTTTGTGTTTTCTTTTGAAAATACGGGTATATCAAGCTGTTTACCTAGCGTTTGTAATTGTTTTATGGCAGCCGGTCTGTAAATATCGCATGCAACAAGTAAAACTTGTCTGCCTTTGCTTTTAAGAAGCCTTGCAAGCTTTGCACAGGTGGTTGTTTTTCCACTTCCCTGTATACCAACAAGCATAACAACAAAAGGTTTGGAATTTATAATTAAATTGGAAGATTCATCGCCCAATATTTGAGTTAATTCTTTATGTATGATATCAACTATGGTTTGAAATGGTGTAAGATTTTTTTCGATTTGTTTGCCTATAAGTTTATCTTTAAGTTCTTGTTCAATATCTTTTACTACCTTGTAGTTTACATCAGCTTCAAGTAGCGCAAATTTTATATTTTTAAGAACTTCAAGCGCGTCTTGCTCAGTAATTAACGCTTGACCTTTGATTTTTTTTAGCGCATTTGCTAATTTTGCTTCCAGATCTTCAAACATAAAAACCTCGCCTATAATGTATTGATTTTTTTTGACAATGTCAACATAAAATTAAAAGTAAAAGCGGTTTTTTAAAAAAACAATATCTTGACTAAATGCTTATTTGCAATATAATTGTTGCAACAATTTATGCCGAAGTGGCGAAATTGGTATACGCGCTAGATTCAGGGTCTAGTGGAAGCAATTCCGTAGGGGTTCGAGTCCCCTCTTCGGCACCAAGCAAAAGGAGTGGGTATGAAAAATTCTTTTTATTTTACCTCAGAATCAGTAACTGAAGGACATCCGGATAAATTAGCTGACCAAATATCAGATGCGATTTTAGATGCCATTATTGAAAAGGATAAAAACTGCAGAGTAGCTTGCGAAACACTTTTAACAACTGGTTTGGTATTGTGTGCAGGTGAGATTACAACAGAAAGTTATGTGGAAATACCCGATGTTGTACGCGAAACGATTAAAGAAATAGGATACGTTAATGCTGATTACGGTTTGGATTACAAATCATGCGCTGTAATTACATCAATTCACAGGCAATCACCCGATATTGCAATTGGTGTAACAAAAAAAGGTGGCAGGGTAGGAGCAGGTGACCAGGGTATGATGTTTGGTTATGCATGCAACGAAACTGCGGATTTTATGCCATTAACATTGAGTTTGGCGCATAAATTATCAAAAAGATTAGCCGATGTTAGAAAACAAGGTATTTTGCCTTACTTAAGACCAGATGGCAAAACACAAGTTACTGTACGCTATGATGATGGTGTGCCAACAAAGGTTACAGCAGTTGTTGTTTCTGCTCAGCATGAGCCTTATGTAGAGCTTGAGCGATTTAGAAAAGACATTGTAGAAAGCGTTATAGAACATGTTATACCAAAAGAGTTATGGGATAAAGACATTAATTTTTATATAAATCCCACAGGAAGGTTTGTTATAGGTGGCCCACAAGGTGACACAGGCTTAACCGGAAGAAAAATTATTGTTGATACATACGGTGGCGCGGCGCCCCATGGAGGTGGTGCTTTTAGCGGCAAGGACCCAACAAAAGTTGACAGAAGTGCATCATATATGGCGCGCTATATTGCCAAAAATATAGTTGCAAGCAATATGGCTCAAAAATGCCTTGTGCAGCTTGCATACGCAATTGGCGTCGAAGAGCCAGTTAGCGTAATGGTGCAAACATACGGTACAAGTAAACTACCAGAATCTTTAATTCAAAAAGCAATTTTAGAAAACCTTGATCTGACTCCAAAGGGCATTATTGATACACTGGATTTATTGAGACCTATATATAAAAAAACTGCCAGTTATGGACATTTTGGCAGAAAAGAAAAGGAATTTAGCTGGGAAAAAACAGACTTGGTTGAAAAATTTAAAAAATATTTGTGAGGCAATAATGTTTGATGTTAAAGATTTATCATTAGCCGACAAAGGCAAACAGCGCATAGAGTGGGCACGCCAATCAATGCCTGTGCTTAGTTTGATACAAGAAGAGTTTTCCAAAACAAAGCCATTTGAAGGCTTGACAATAGGCGCATGTTTGCATGTTACAACAGAAACAGCAAACCTTATGATTGCACTA from Desulfurella sp. harbors:
- a CDS encoding KH domain-containing protein; the encoded protein is MKELISCIAKRLVDNPDKVDVKQIDGEKTTVIELRVDHSDLGKVIGKQGKTARAMRTLLNAVSTKMGKKAVLEILE
- a CDS encoding YraN family protein: MQESKRKLLNFIFGKKCEYIAVNYVKAQGYVVLSRNFRYKGGEIDIIAKNGNSIVFIEVKGRRNLSFGSAKDAVSYNKQKRIIEGSRLFMLKNNLNENEFDIRFDVITIENDKIEWLKNAFT
- the rplS gene encoding 50S ribosomal protein L19, giving the protein MDKLRLFEQEQIKQKEVPNLRSGDTVNVHIKITEGKRERIQVFSGIVISRRGSGINKTFTVRKESYGVGVEKIFPLYSPSIEKIEIVSRGVVRRAKLYYLRERRGKSARIKKKIT
- the metK gene encoding methionine adenosyltransferase — protein: MKNSFYFTSESVTEGHPDKLADQISDAILDAIIEKDKNCRVACETLLTTGLVLCAGEITTESYVEIPDVVRETIKEIGYVNADYGLDYKSCAVITSIHRQSPDIAIGVTKKGGRVGAGDQGMMFGYACNETADFMPLTLSLAHKLSKRLADVRKQGILPYLRPDGKTQVTVRYDDGVPTKVTAVVVSAQHEPYVELERFRKDIVESVIEHVIPKELWDKDINFYINPTGRFVIGGPQGDTGLTGRKIIVDTYGGAAPHGGGAFSGKDPTKVDRSASYMARYIAKNIVASNMAQKCLVQLAYAIGVEEPVSVMVQTYGTSKLPESLIQKAILENLDLTPKGIIDTLDLLRPIYKKTASYGHFGRKEKEFSWEKTDLVEKFKKYL
- a CDS encoding signal recognition particle protein; its protein translation is MFEDLEAKLANALKKIKGQALITEQDALEVLKNIKFALLEADVNYKVVKDIEQELKDKLIGKQIEKNLTPFQTIVDIIHKELTQILGDESSNLIINSKPFVVMLVGIQGSGKTTTCAKLARLLKSKGRQVLLVACDIYRPAAIKQLQTLGKQLDIPVFSKENTKPQDIALESLQYAKANGRDIVIVDTAGRLQVDTQLMQELVEMKEAIKPNEVLLVVDSMIGQEAVNIAKKFDEDVGISGLIFTKMDADARGGALLSIKRIVGKPIKFIGVGEKISDLEQFYPDRIA
- a CDS encoding AAA family ATPase, producing the protein MYLENISILNFRNYKDFTKTFSPQKNIIKGENATGKTNLLDSIYILLNSHSFIRKNYINKIEQSTIKGTIKKDITYNITIHLGKNKKSLINSKPYGLKDFKILFPSIIFSIKDFLNFNEKKYILSLIDKFSFIENPNIIQIILNTAKHLKLKRILLEKKDINTVKIINKNILKNVEIIQENRKQSLQKINLYLKDQNLINKNIRLHIMDL
- the dnaA gene encoding chromosomal replication initiator protein DnaA encodes the protein MWDIFLDSFKKKLDIEDIETVSLIEANSFNSELISLIIPNEEARHLLKMKYRKEFKETIEQLFEKPPKIEFIIKKEFKSNLNPRYKFSNFVVGPNNQLTYAASYAVAESLGKAYNPLFIYGGVGLGKTHILHAIGNHIKEKSSKIKVLYISSEEFTNELINSIQYKKMTQFRNKFRELDCLLIDDIQFISKKERTEEEFFHTFNTLYENQKQIVITSDKPPSDIREIEERLKSRFSWGLIVDIQPPELETRIAIIKKKAENYNLSLTDDIVEFLAKNFESNVREIEGIIVKINAYSSLFKQKIDIEFVETILQDVIERKQNTLNIENIQEIVAKHFNITKDTMLSGKRDKHIILPREIAIFLSRKLTQHSLSEIKTKFNMKSHATIINACSKIEKEIEKSPQIKEIIEKIEKNIKNV
- the trmD gene encoding tRNA (guanosine(37)-N1)-methyltransferase TrmD, yielding MRIYLLSIYPKVFESIFDDGILKKAKKMHLVEFEFVNIRDFTNDKHRTVDDCVYGGGPGMLLKPEPIYKALDYVKSKDNDVFTVVLTPEGKLFNQQKAKEYRHKKSIAFICGRYEGFDERVKLLADEKISIGQFIISRGELAASIIVDAIVRLLPGVLGNKESLKEESFENDFIEYPQYTRPAEFRGLKVPEVLLSGNHAMIAKWRKENSKLIKEVSDG
- a CDS encoding molybdopterin-dependent oxidoreductase — translated: MRLPKGQYLIKDFIDVTIEKSIPQLNKLEIIYKDVKKTLLYDELLGLIDTKVTLDMHCVDGWSVANNEFEGISINTIAYLVNAVSFKYIALQSSGGYKSFVFNDDSINSFICLKMNEKPLSKPRGFPIRFVAPNLYAYKWVKYLEKIEFTDDKPYGYWEDRGYSQRARVNLQERFEKN
- the rpsP gene encoding 30S ribosomal protein S16, producing MVVVRLTRLGRKKRAFFRIVAMDSRKKRDGSALDILGYYDPLKTEDKVKLDLEKYNAWVQKGAIPTPAVENLVKSLKR